Proteins encoded together in one Bactrocera neohumeralis isolate Rockhampton chromosome 4, APGP_CSIRO_Bneo_wtdbg2-racon-allhic-juicebox.fasta_v2, whole genome shotgun sequence window:
- the LOC126755283 gene encoding natterin-4-like, with the protein MQSSTPSSNCELVPPGAFVGGRDCDGSPIYVGRSFHRKDNLPAKVIPSKGCAYVCWRGEEIKKRQYEVLVGDGYEWVTSRGGSVPRNAVPGGTTRHGEPLYIGRCSYHNSLTVGKIHPSHGCLYIPFDGKELRFHSYEVLIMKADRRVGLASFQKSSASSFEKIDLNISLSVGF; encoded by the coding sequence AATCTTCGACACCTTCGTCGAATTGTGAGCTGGTGCCACCAGGAGCTTTTGTTGGCGGACGCGACTGTGATGGCTCTCCCATTTATGTGGGTCGTTCATTTCACAGAAAAGATAATCTACCGGCCAAAGTGATACCCAGCAAAGGTTGCGCTTATGTCTGCTGGCGCGGTGAGGAAATCAAAAAAAGACAATATGAGGTGCTGGTTGGTGATGGCTATGAATGGGTAACTTCCCGCGGTGGTTCGGTGCCACGCAACGCTGTACCCGGTGGTACCACACGCCATGGTGAGCCATTATACATAGGTCGTTGCTCTTACCACAACAGTTTAACCGTTGGTAAAATACATCCATCACATGGCTGTTTGTATATACCGTTTGATGGTAAAGAATTGCGTTTTCATTCATATGAAGTCCTGATCATGAAGGCCGATCGTCGAGTGGGTCTAGCCTCTTTTCAGAAGTCATCTGCATCTTCCTTTGAGAAGATCGATCTTAATATCTCTCTAAGTGTCGGGTTTTAG